The following are from one region of the Stigmatella ashevillena genome:
- a CDS encoding HEAT repeat domain-containing protein, whose protein sequence is MSSALLVLLLLSAGPRGSTGATDCWMSCQQHVQDAALRATICQSCITQGSAEGWVVALGHLRPVPREVLRSALTDSRWQVRWAALRVTAKARGLSEPRALAEWVAGAQGEAELTACLTAIRIAAEAGRLPAPYFQGAGDKGAVAVEKIRARKDALREALELELYAEDAAVRQQALSQLSVFLGMPPARVVLDAMEGRSPTADAAVASALKAVAERGESSVGRMLLEAASPDDPARVNRLFALYSQEIQGLQGELTASDPVKRRSAVSALRVYGPLAQRELEQALNDPDRLVRQSAARGVARAEGFSLLEAAGRRLRAPASLGAQLPWLEAVAREKDCQPALLAVADDSQHAPVIRGEALALLAECDVRGQARLERLSPFLRDAEALVRAGALRAFGAAAGGAELTGALTAALEDPSPEVIAAAIDTAALRRQAKWADVIAEQLLSGPPLVRQAAASALERLGRPHHIKALAECLRQDTVAAIRVSAAQALGGLGGPFAVSALSEAVQKDADTHVQHVSREALRRLGFKPR, encoded by the coding sequence GTGAGTTCCGCCCTCCTCGTTCTCCTGCTCCTCTCGGCCGGTCCGCGTGGGAGCACGGGCGCCACCGACTGCTGGATGTCCTGTCAGCAGCACGTTCAGGACGCGGCGCTGCGAGCGACGATCTGCCAGTCCTGCATCACCCAGGGAAGCGCCGAGGGGTGGGTGGTGGCGCTCGGCCATCTGAGGCCCGTGCCGCGCGAGGTCCTGCGCTCCGCGCTCACGGACAGCCGGTGGCAGGTGCGCTGGGCCGCCTTGCGCGTCACCGCGAAGGCGCGGGGTCTGTCCGAGCCTCGCGCCCTGGCGGAGTGGGTGGCGGGTGCGCAAGGCGAGGCTGAGCTGACCGCTTGCCTGACGGCCATCCGGATCGCCGCCGAAGCCGGGCGCCTTCCTGCCCCGTATTTCCAGGGGGCCGGGGACAAGGGGGCTGTGGCCGTCGAGAAGATCCGTGCGCGCAAGGACGCCCTCCGGGAGGCACTGGAACTCGAGCTGTACGCCGAGGACGCCGCGGTCCGGCAGCAGGCGCTCTCCCAACTGTCCGTTTTCCTGGGGATGCCCCCCGCTCGGGTGGTGCTCGATGCCATGGAGGGGCGCTCTCCCACCGCCGATGCCGCCGTGGCGTCGGCCCTGAAGGCCGTTGCCGAGCGGGGCGAGTCCTCCGTGGGGAGGATGCTCCTGGAAGCGGCGTCACCGGATGACCCGGCCCGCGTCAACCGGTTGTTTGCCCTCTACTCCCAAGAGATCCAGGGGCTCCAGGGGGAGCTCACCGCGAGCGATCCCGTGAAGCGGCGCTCCGCCGTGTCCGCCCTGCGGGTTTATGGTCCGCTGGCCCAACGGGAGCTGGAGCAAGCGCTGAATGACCCGGACCGGCTGGTCCGCCAATCCGCCGCCCGGGGGGTGGCCCGGGCCGAGGGTTTCTCGTTGCTCGAAGCGGCGGGACGGCGGCTTCGCGCCCCCGCGAGCCTGGGGGCTCAGCTGCCTTGGTTGGAGGCGGTGGCCCGCGAGAAGGACTGCCAGCCGGCGCTGCTGGCCGTGGCGGACGATTCGCAGCATGCGCCGGTCATCCGGGGGGAGGCCCTGGCCCTGCTCGCCGAGTGTGATGTCCGCGGACAGGCGCGCCTCGAGCGGCTCTCTCCGTTCCTCCGCGATGCCGAGGCCCTGGTGCGTGCCGGGGCGCTGCGGGCCTTTGGCGCCGCGGCCGGAGGGGCGGAACTGACCGGCGCCCTGACGGCGGCCCTGGAGGATCCCTCGCCGGAGGTCATCGCCGCCGCCATCGACACGGCGGCCCTTCGGCGGCAGGCGAAGTGGGCGGATGTCATCGCGGAGCAACTCCTCTCGGGCCCGCCCCTGGTGCGGCAGGCCGCCGCGAGCGCGCTGGAACGGCTGGGGCGTCCCCACCACATCAAGGCGCTGGCCGAGTGCCTCCGGCAGGACACGGTGGCCGCCATCCGGGTTTCGGCGGCGCAGGCGCTGGGGGGGCTGGGAGGGCCCTTCGCGGTCTCCGCCCTGAGCGAGGCGGTTCAGAAGGATGCGGATACCCACGTCCAGCACGTGTCGCGCGAGGCCCTCCGGAGACTCGGGTTCAAGCCTCGCTGA
- the rpsU gene encoding 30S ribosomal protein S21 codes for MPGIRVKEGESIESALKRFKKATEKAGILSEIRKREHYEKPSVKRKKKALAAKKRAVKKARKSF; via the coding sequence TTGCCCGGTATCCGAGTTAAGGAGGGTGAATCCATCGAGAGCGCGCTGAAGCGCTTCAAGAAGGCCACCGAGAAGGCTGGAATCCTCTCCGAGATCCGCAAGCGCGAGCACTACGAGAAGCCTTCCGTCAAGCGGAAGAAGAAGGCCCTCGCCGCCAAGAAGCGCGCGGTAAAGAAGGCGCGCAAGTCGTTCTAG